The DNA region TTTGTAAAAATGAGGACAACTGGTGGTTCGCAACCTATGGCGTCATTTATAAAAACATTAGGTGTACCTGCGGTTTCCGTGCGTATTCCTAATCCAGATAATAATATCCATAGTCCGAATGAAAATTTTCGGCTAGGTAATTTTTTAGAAGGAATTGAAATGTGTTTGGTAATTTTAGATCAACCAATTAAATAAGCTCCTGTAAAGGTTAATCAAATAATTTTTCAATAACCGCATATTGTAATAATATTACGGTTTTAGCATCATTAATTTCACCTATTTTTACCATTTGTAGAGCTGTATTAAAATCATATTCTAACACTTCAATTTCTTCAGTTTCTGAGGCTAATCCACCACCTTCATCAATTTTAAAAGATTCATCATATTCTCCAATAAAATAATAAATCTTTTCAGTGACAGCTCCTGGAGTAGAGTAGATTTCAAACACCTTTTTTACTTTATCTATCCGATAACCTGTTTCTTCTTCAGCTTCTTTTTTTATACAGGTAACAGGATCATCACCATCTAACAAACCTGCACAAACTTCAATAGACATACCATCTCCATTATCGTTTAAATAACTGGGCATTCTAAATTGTTTGGTTAAAATAATGGTCTTTGAATTTGGGTTAAATAATAAAATACACGCACCGTTACCTCTATCATAACTCTCTCTATTCTGATTTTCCCAAGTACCATCTTTTAATTGATAATCAAAATTTACCTTATCCAA from Aureibaculum sp. 2308TA14-22 includes:
- a CDS encoding NUDIX domain-containing protein gives rise to the protein MNNPKVNIKKITNLSDDWYKLDKVNFDYQLKDGTWENQNRESYDRGNGACILLFNPNSKTIILTKQFRMPSYLNDNGDGMSIEVCAGLLDGDDPVTCIKKEAEEETGYRIDKVKKVFEIYSTPGAVTEKIYYFIGEYDESFKIDEGGGLASETEEIEVLEYDFNTALQMVKIGEINDAKTVILLQYAVIEKLFD